AAAATAGGGGAATATTTTGCTTGCGCCAATTAATACTATCAGGCAATGCTAAACTAGGATTGCCATATTCAGCTAAGTGAACAATTTCTAAAACGTTGATTGATGGAATTGCTAATGTTTGCTGCTGACATCGGCAAAGTAATAACGGTAAAATACTTAATGTTAAAGGAACAGTAATTGTAAAAGTTGTTCCTTGTCCTAATTCAGTTTTAACTTTAACTGAACCTTGTAGTCGAGCAACTTGCGATCGCACTACATCCAATCCTACCCCTCTACCAGAAATATCCGTTACTGTTGCCGCAGTCGAAAAACCAGGCATAAACAAAAATTCAATTATTTCCTCTTTACTTAACTCAATAAACTTTAAACGGCACAACCCCATCTTTACAGCTTTTTTATAAATCTTCTGGTAATCAATCCCACGGCCATCATCAGCAATTTTAACTAATACTTGATTACCTTTAACTACTGCCGATAAAGTAATTTTAGCAGGTGTTAATTTATCTAATTTTATCCGTTCCTGATTACTTTCAATACCATGATCAAAAGCATTACGCAGCAAGTGAGTTAAAGGGGTTTGTAATTGTTCTAAAATTACCTGATCTATTAGTGTATTTCCACCTATAACTTCTAAATCCACTGATTTGTTATACCGCTCATTGAGCATTTTTAAAGGTGCAACAAATCTATCAGCTAAAACTTTAAACTGTAGTAATCTAGATTCCGTTAAGTCATTGCGTAAACTATCTAATTGCTGATGTAGTTGTTGCAACCCCTCTTGTAATTCACGGGTAAGCAAATCCAAATCAGAACGGCTTTCCTCAACCCGCACCATCACTTCTTGAAAATCTTGTAAAGTTGTATGAATTCCTGAATATTGATCAAATTCTAAAGCATCAAATTCAGCGTCTATAAAACTTTTTACTCCTAGCTTTAAATGCTCGTTACCATAAGACGTACTACCAGCTAACAACGGTGTTGCCATTTGATCATAAAATTCCTTTACTTGTTGGCGGAGTGGCTCCATTTGTTGAGTTTGTTTTTTCAACATTAAACTAACTTGATGAAGTTGCGCCTGATATAAATAAAGACTTTCGTGATTAATTAGCAACTCACCGACTGTATTACTCATCCGATCCAGCTTAGTAACCGGAATCCGTAAATTTAAGTTAAAATTATTTATATCTGTAGTTTTATTATTATTATCTTCTTGATTATTAGTACTAACAGCAGATGACTCAGTACTTAATCTGTGTTTATCTTTGTTTATCTGTGGTGGTAAATCTTCTTTCTTCTTGACTGACTTATCTAACGACTCAGAAACCTTCTTAGGTGTATTTTGCGGTGGTTTTGGGTTGAGAGTTTGCGATCGCTGTTGTCGAATATAATTAATTATCTTTGGCGCTAATTTGACTAAAGATGGTTGTGTTTGCTTAAGTACTTGGCTAATTTTATGAGATGTCTCAACTAACCAAGTTAAATTTAGTGTTTGCCCTAAAAGCAAACATTCTTCTACTAAATTATTTAAAGCATCATGCAAAATAGTTGTTTGGGTAGATTTTCCAGATGTAGGTAATAAATTTTCAACTTTTTGCAAACAATCTTCTAAATCAATCTCTAACGCTATTTTTATAAATGATGGATTGATATTAATACCGTTAGCATTTCCAGAAAGATTAGCATTATTCTGAGAAAGATGATTCAGAAAATCTTCCAGTGCTGTAACTAGAGCTAAAGGTGCATCTTGGCTGACTGTAATATTTTGACTACTAGCAGCTTCAGCAATTAAATCGCTAATTTGTTCAACACCCAAATTTAATAACTCATAAGCCAAATCTAAATCTGCTACGCGCCCTTCTAGCAAGGCTTGTAACAAATCTTCTAACTTATGAGCAAGCTGACTAAGAGTGTCTAATTCAGATAAACCTGCGCCACCTTTAATCGTGTGTGCTGCAAGCATTAAATTTTTATATTCAGCTTGCAAATTAATTGCAGCATCGCCAGATTTTAATCGCTCAATTCCCTGTTCTAGTATAGCTAGATAATCAGGGGCATCTTCGTATAAAAAGCAAGCGCGGGCTTCTTGTAAAATAGCTTCTAAATTAGCCTGAGTTAACGCCATTTTTATACCTGGAAGCGAGAAACAGAATTTTGAAGTTCTTTAGCAACTTCAACTAATTTTTGTAAATCAGTCGATACCACCTTTGATTCTGAAGAAGTCGTTTTTGCGATCGCAGCTACATCATACATAGTTTTACTCACCATTTGTGCTGCTTGCGCTTGTGAAACCGTACTCCCAGAAATTGACTGCAACAAGCTGTCAATTTCTTTACTAATTCCAGCTAATTGTTGCAAAGTTTGTTTAGTATCTGCAACCAACTTTGTCCCCGTGACTACATGAGTAGTACTAGCTTCCATCGTTTGCATTACTTCAACAGTTTCTTGCTGAATTGTATTAATAAATTGCTCAATTTCCTTAGCCGAATCTGTCACCCTTTCAGCCAAACGTCGTACTTCATCAGCAACAACTCTAAATCCTTGCCCATTTTCTCCCGCCCTAGAAGCTTCAATTGAAGCATTAAACGCTAGTAAATTAGTTTTTTCAGAAATTCCTGAAATCAGATGCACAATTTTCGAGATTTCTTGGGAAGACTCTGCTAACCGTTTCATCTTTTTAGAAGTTTCCGCAACACTAGCGCGAATATTCCCTATACTACTAACAGTTTGATCCATAGTGCGATCGCCATCTTGAGCAGCTACCAACGCCTGACGAGCAATTACCGCCGCCTCCTGAGCAGAATTAGCTACAGATTGAATGGATAGCCCTACCTCTTCTACAGAATTCAAAGTTTCAGTAATTACTTCAGCTTGGGTTGTCGCTTCCTCAGTCAACTTTTCAACCGATGATTCACTACTAAACGCCGAGTCATGCACCTGATTAGCAACAGTTTTTACCTGTACAACAATTTTCCGCAAACTACCAATAGTAGTATTAAAAGCATCTGCTACTGAACCCATTTCGCCTTCATCAAGTTTAGCAGTAACAGTTAAATCGCCTTTTTGCGCTCCCTCAATATCCAGTAACAAATTAATCACCGCTTGCTGCAAGCGTTCTTTCTCTTTTCTTTGAAAATCCGCTTCTGCTTGCCGTTGTTTCGCTTGTGCTTCCAATGCTTGAGAGGAAGCATTAATACTGTCAGCCATTTGATTAAAAGTAACAGCCAGCTTTCCTACTTCATCGGTCGCAAAAACTGTAGCACGAGCATCAATATTACCTTGATAAAATTCTTCTGTGGTTCGCTGCAACTGTTGAATTGGTTTAACAATTGAGCGTCTCAAAATTAATGTTAAAATGAGAATAACTATCAACGCTAATAAAAATACCAATAACTCTTGGATTAAACTTTGGGCAAGTAATTCATTTAACGCTGTTTCGGGAGTTCCTCGCACCAAAATTGCTACAGGTTCGCCACTAGCAATCGGAACTGAACCGTTACCCGTTTCTTTAGCAACATTTGGTAAAGCTTTAGCAGCTAAAGTATAAGTTTGCGTCCCAAAATCTATCCGTTTAGTTACTGCTTTTCCTGGCTCTGTAGCTGCTGCCTCTAAAAGCGATGTATCAGGTAAAGCTACATTGGGTTTTGCTTGGGTTAAAAGTTGGGCATTTCCTTGATCGAATCCTGTTGCTAATCTAAATTCGCCGTTGGGTTTGCGAAAATAAACAGAACTGTAGCCACCGCCAAAAGCTTTTAAAGTTTCTAAAACTATTGGTTGCTTACCATTAACTATATCTCCTGAAACTAAAGCACCAATTACTGTCTTATTAATTGAATCAAATACAGGTGTCACTGTGTAGCGAATTAAAGCATCCTGCGCTGTAAAACCAGGCGGAAAAGGTGGTGATTCTCTGGCAAGTTCGTTTCCATTCACAACTGCACTAGCTTTAATTTGCCTGGGGTCATTAAATACTTCTTTAACTAAATTGTTAGGATTAAAAACCTCTCCAGCACGGTTATTATTAGCATTAACAATAATCCGTAAATCTTTGCCAACTAAAGTAGCGTACTCAATTTTTCTAGCTTTAATTTCATTTTGCAGAATTTTGCCAACCTGATTTTTTAAATTTTGGTTTAATTCTTCACCTTGAGCATGAATTTGAGCAGCTTCAATAATCGCAATATTGTCTGACTGTCCACGGAAGCCAAACCCCATTTGATTAACTTTGATATTATAATTAGTTTCTGTAACAGCTACCTCAGATTTAGCTTGGTTGAGCAACTGGCTACGTAACCCTGATGTAGTAATCCATCTCACGCCTAAAGCAATTAATACTAAAGAAAAAGTTTCAGTAGCTAATAAAGCAATAATTTGTTTACGGCTAATCGGTAAGTTATAAAACCACTGTAATAAGTTTTTTTTAGTCTTAGGTAAAACCTGTTGTGACTTCCGAACTTCTTTCACCGTAGTTTCATCAACATCACTTGGTTGATGAGACTTTTGGGTTAATTCTTCATCCCCAGAGACAAGATTTTCTAAAGCTTTACGGGCGCTTGCTCCTAAATTACCAGATGGATCTGCTGCTACAATTTCTTGATATAGTGTCTTTGCTTGCTCTATTTTACCTGTAAATTCTAAACCACTAGCTTTAGTAAGCTTACCTAGCAAATCTGGAGA
This genomic window from Oculatellaceae cyanobacterium contains:
- a CDS encoding response regulator; protein product: MALTQANLEAILQEARACFLYEDAPDYLAILEQGIERLKSGDAAINLQAEYKNLMLAAHTIKGGAGLSELDTLSQLAHKLEDLLQALLEGRVADLDLAYELLNLGVEQISDLIAEAASSQNITVSQDAPLALVTALEDFLNHLSQNNANLSGNANGININPSFIKIALEIDLEDCLQKVENLLPTSGKSTQTTILHDALNNLVEECLLLGQTLNLTWLVETSHKISQVLKQTQPSLVKLAPKIINYIRQQRSQTLNPKPPQNTPKKVSESLDKSVKKKEDLPPQINKDKHRLSTESSAVSTNNQEDNNNKTTDINNFNLNLRIPVTKLDRMSNTVGELLINHESLYLYQAQLHQVSLMLKKQTQQMEPLRQQVKEFYDQMATPLLAGSTSYGNEHLKLGVKSFIDAEFDALEFDQYSGIHTTLQDFQEVMVRVEESRSDLDLLTRELQEGLQQLHQQLDSLRNDLTESRLLQFKVLADRFVAPLKMLNERYNKSVDLEVIGGNTLIDQVILEQLQTPLTHLLRNAFDHGIESNQERIKLDKLTPAKITLSAVVKGNQVLVKIADDGRGIDYQKIYKKAVKMGLCRLKFIELSKEEIIEFLFMPGFSTAATVTDISGRGVGLDVVRSQVARLQGSVKVKTELGQGTTFTITVPLTLSILPLLLCRCQQQTLAIPSINVLEIVHLAEYGNPSLALPDSINWRKQNIPLFSLIKLLPYTQLDLISTSTSFNPNIGIVLDVEGELIVVAVDALIAEKELVLKPFDKTIPIPAYLAGCTVLGTGEVVPVLSPSHLGVLIAPTVAEIPPAPQNSDVSTILIVDDSIAVRRLLNRILTQSGYQVVECRDGKEALEKLNQSVQQYDLVISDIEMPRMDGFALLKEIRAHDRWYNLPTMMLTSRENQRHREKAASLGAIAYYTKPFHPAELLNAIALIVSH
- a CDS encoding methyl-accepting chemotaxis protein — translated: MTVTNNGHSNNHQFKDMDTLLPDVEGESPDLLGKLTKASGLEFTGKIEQAKTLYQEIVAADPSGNLGASARKALENLVSGDEELTQKSHQPSDVDETTVKEVRKSQQVLPKTKKNLLQWFYNLPISRKQIIALLATETFSLVLIALGVRWITTSGLRSQLLNQAKSEVAVTETNYNIKVNQMGFGFRGQSDNIAIIEAAQIHAQGEELNQNLKNQVGKILQNEIKARKIEYATLVGKDLRIIVNANNNRAGEVFNPNNLVKEVFNDPRQIKASAVVNGNELARESPPFPPGFTAQDALIRYTVTPVFDSINKTVIGALVSGDIVNGKQPIVLETLKAFGGGYSSVYFRKPNGEFRLATGFDQGNAQLLTQAKPNVALPDTSLLEAAATEPGKAVTKRIDFGTQTYTLAAKALPNVAKETGNGSVPIASGEPVAILVRGTPETALNELLAQSLIQELLVFLLALIVILILTLILRRSIVKPIQQLQRTTEEFYQGNIDARATVFATDEVGKLAVTFNQMADSINASSQALEAQAKQRQAEADFQRKEKERLQQAVINLLLDIEGAQKGDLTVTAKLDEGEMGSVADAFNTTIGSLRKIVVQVKTVANQVHDSAFSSESSVEKLTEEATTQAEVITETLNSVEEVGLSIQSVANSAQEAAVIARQALVAAQDGDRTMDQTVSSIGNIRASVAETSKKMKRLAESSQEISKIVHLISGISEKTNLLAFNASIEASRAGENGQGFRVVADEVRRLAERVTDSAKEIEQFINTIQQETVEVMQTMEASTTHVVTGTKLVADTKQTLQQLAGISKEIDSLLQSISGSTVSQAQAAQMVSKTMYDVAAIAKTTSSESKVVSTDLQKLVEVAKELQNSVSRFQV